One Orrella dioscoreae genomic window carries:
- a CDS encoding TRAP transporter large permease yields MGESTTLLAGLVMLVALLLLLASGLWVSLSLLAISMLGLVLFTDTPVGSLVVSTIWDASWSWAMTALPLFIWMGEILFRTRLSEDMFKGLAPWVNWMPGRLLHVNVLGCGMMAAVAGSSSVTCATVARMALPELKRRGYHEGMMLGTLAGSGTLGLMIPPSIIMIVYGVTAQQSVARLFMAGILPGMLLMALFMGYVMLWSALNPDEVPPRDPPMPFGAKLWNSRRLIPVVLLIVAVIGTIYGGVATPTEAATFGVLGALVLAAATGGLTLRSMGESLLSAMKISCMISFIVACAAVLSITVGFLGIPQVLAAAVQAMELSPMMLLVVLTVCFLVLGCFLEGISILVLSSAVVLPMVQAAGIDLLWFGIYIIIVIEIAQLTPPLGFNLFVLQSMTGRDIWRVTMASLPFIGLLLLAVVLITVFPEIVTAVPDMMMR; encoded by the coding sequence ATGGGTGAATCAACAACGTTGCTGGCCGGCCTGGTCATGCTGGTGGCCCTGCTGTTGCTGCTGGCAAGCGGACTGTGGGTGTCGCTGTCGCTGCTGGCCATCAGCATGCTGGGCCTGGTGCTGTTCACGGACACGCCGGTGGGCTCGCTGGTGGTCTCGACCATCTGGGATGCCAGCTGGTCATGGGCGATGACGGCCTTGCCGCTGTTCATCTGGATGGGCGAGATCCTGTTCCGGACGCGCCTGTCCGAGGACATGTTCAAGGGCCTTGCGCCCTGGGTGAACTGGATGCCCGGACGCTTGCTGCACGTCAACGTGCTGGGCTGCGGCATGATGGCGGCCGTGGCGGGGTCATCGTCGGTCACGTGCGCCACGGTGGCGCGCATGGCCTTGCCCGAGCTCAAGCGGCGCGGCTATCACGAGGGCATGATGCTGGGGACGCTGGCGGGCTCGGGCACGCTGGGCCTGATGATTCCCCCGTCCATCATCATGATCGTCTATGGGGTGACGGCGCAGCAGTCCGTGGCGCGGCTCTTCATGGCGGGCATCCTGCCTGGCATGCTGCTGATGGCGCTCTTCATGGGCTACGTGATGCTGTGGTCGGCGCTCAATCCGGACGAGGTGCCGCCGCGCGACCCGCCGATGCCGTTCGGGGCCAAGCTGTGGAACTCGCGCCGCCTGATCCCGGTGGTGCTGCTGATCGTCGCGGTGATCGGCACGATCTACGGCGGCGTGGCGACGCCCACCGAGGCCGCCACCTTCGGCGTGCTGGGCGCCCTGGTGCTGGCCGCGGCCACGGGCGGGCTGACCTTGCGCAGCATGGGCGAGAGCCTGCTCTCGGCGATGAAGATATCCTGCATGATCTCGTTCATCGTGGCGTGCGCGGCGGTGCTGTCCATCACCGTGGGCTTCCTGGGCATTCCGCAGGTGCTGGCCGCCGCCGTGCAGGCGATGGAACTGTCGCCGATGATGCTGCTGGTGGTGCTGACGGTGTGCTTCCTGGTGCTGGGCTGCTTCCTGGAGGGCATCTCCATCCTGGTGCTCAGCAGCGCGGTGGTGCTGCCGATGGTGCAGGCCGCGGGCATCGACCTGCTGTGGTTCGGCATCTACATCATCATCGTGATCGAGATCGCGCAGCTCACGCCGCCGCTGGGCTTCAACCTGTTCGTGCTGCAGTCCATGACAGGGCGGGACATCTGGCGCGTGACGATGGCCTCGCTGCCCTTCATCGGCCTGTTGCTGCTGGCGGTCGTGCTGATCACCGTGTTCCCGGAGATCGTCACGGCCGTGCCGGACATGATGATGCGATGA
- a CDS encoding sensor histidine kinase — MRTWLLALLVLAAEMVLLVWDPALPPQTAPGVQTLTQAEFVLGDAREPPETGWQVVSLPDSWRARRPQAKGVAWYRIRFDLEAVPDAPKALYLPRVAIAGEVWLNGSLLNTRLPDEAPGGRELRFNDQPLYFELPSRMFRAGHNEILVRLLGDPGVRSGLSAPRLGPAPVVSAMMMPQRLLSTAMPYVLGILMLSAMALACAYAYRRRQYLDIPMTVAFAAIALILDLVHDLPLTRSEVGVLRVAAVAAGLSCLCHVAYRLSVLRRPRLPRWIVAVALLVIGSVVATIPLGLATDLVSLLLMPFYVLVAYVLALLLQTAWLQRSLRMLLLALTALVWAATFVHASILTLDVTHWDAFRYNTAAGVPLCALMVLILAERFVQDRDAALRSRGEAVDAERARILQDMHDGMGAQLITAKRLALRQDVDRGELALVIDESLQDLRLIIDSLDVSGGDVLPLLGNLRFRLAPRLAALGIRLSWNAEAMPPLAGLNAGGALSILRIVQEAINNALKHAQPGHLHIEIGQDGQDLRIQVQDDGKGFDAAVAAESGGGTGRGLTGMRLRAERLGGSVAVDSAPARGTRVTLRVPPQQAP; from the coding sequence ATGCGCACCTGGCTTCTCGCGTTGCTGGTGCTGGCCGCCGAGATGGTCCTGCTGGTGTGGGACCCCGCCTTGCCCCCCCAGACGGCGCCCGGCGTGCAGACGCTGACGCAGGCCGAGTTCGTGCTGGGCGACGCGCGCGAGCCGCCAGAGACGGGGTGGCAGGTCGTGTCGCTGCCCGACAGCTGGCGCGCGCGGCGGCCGCAGGCCAAGGGCGTGGCCTGGTATCGCATCCGCTTTGACCTGGAAGCGGTGCCGGATGCGCCCAAGGCCCTGTACCTGCCGCGCGTCGCCATCGCAGGAGAGGTCTGGCTCAATGGCTCTTTGCTGAACACCCGGCTGCCCGACGAGGCGCCGGGCGGACGTGAGCTGCGCTTCAACGACCAGCCGCTGTATTTCGAACTGCCCTCCCGCATGTTCAGGGCGGGGCACAACGAGATCCTGGTTCGCCTGCTGGGCGATCCGGGCGTGCGCAGCGGCCTGTCCGCGCCGCGCCTGGGGCCGGCGCCGGTCGTCTCGGCGATGATGATGCCGCAACGCCTGCTCAGCACCGCCATGCCTTACGTGCTGGGCATCCTGATGCTGTCGGCGATGGCATTGGCCTGCGCGTATGCCTATCGGCGCCGCCAGTATCTCGACATCCCGATGACAGTGGCCTTCGCCGCGATTGCCCTGATCCTGGACCTGGTGCACGACCTGCCCCTCACGCGCAGCGAGGTGGGCGTCCTGCGCGTGGCGGCGGTCGCCGCGGGCTTGAGTTGCCTGTGCCACGTCGCCTACCGCCTGTCCGTGTTGCGCCGGCCCCGACTGCCGCGTTGGATCGTCGCGGTGGCCTTGCTGGTGATCGGGTCCGTGGTGGCGACGATTCCGCTGGGCCTGGCCACGGACCTGGTCTCGCTGTTGTTGATGCCTTTCTATGTGCTGGTTGCCTACGTGCTGGCGCTGCTGCTGCAGACCGCCTGGCTGCAGCGTTCGCTCCGGATGTTGCTGCTGGCCCTGACGGCGCTGGTGTGGGCGGCCACGTTCGTGCACGCCAGCATCCTGACGCTGGACGTGACGCACTGGGATGCCTTCCGCTACAACACCGCGGCGGGCGTGCCGTTGTGCGCGTTGATGGTGTTGATCCTGGCAGAGCGCTTCGTGCAGGACCGGGATGCCGCATTGCGCAGCCGCGGCGAGGCCGTCGACGCGGAGCGGGCGCGCATCCTGCAGGACATGCATGACGGCATGGGCGCCCAGCTGATCACCGCCAAGCGCCTGGCCTTGCGGCAGGATGTGGACCGGGGCGAATTGGCGCTGGTCATCGACGAGTCCTTGCAGGACTTGAGGCTGATCATCGATTCGCTGGACGTGTCTGGCGGCGACGTGCTGCCCTTGCTGGGCAACCTGCGCTTCCGGCTGGCGCCGCGCCTGGCGGCGCTGGGCATCCGGCTGAGCTGGAATGCCGAGGCCATGCCGCCGCTGGCTGGCCTGAATGCGGGCGGCGCATTGTCCATCCTGCGGATCGTGCAGGAGGCCATCAACAATGCCTTGAAGCATGCGCAACCCGGCCACCTGCACATCGAGATCGGGCAGGACGGGCAGGATCTGCGCATACAGGTGCAGGACGACGGAAAGGGCTTCGATGCTGCGGTGGCCGCAGAGAGCGGGGGCGGGACAGGCCGTGGCCTCACAGGCATGCGCCTGCGCGCCGAACGCCTGGGCGGCAGCGTGGCGGTGGACAGCGCGCCGGCACGCGGCACGCGGGTGACCCTGCGCGTGCCCCCGCAGCAAGCGCCCTAG
- a CDS encoding fused MFS/spermidine synthase: MPPAPPVHDLPPGQAQLRQTREALTLQFAGSPSIQSSMSLLNPHALDLEYTRLMMGFLLFDSAPARILMIGLGGGSLPKFCHRYLPQADIEVVEIDPGVIALREAFRVPADDARFRIIQADGKAYLQGDPAPADVLLVDAYDGKGMPAALCEAGFFRDCHRALSPQGILVLNLHLESETCQVCLDHLRAVFGTALFEVIDDDMTNCIVFACKGERFEETDLGAALRKPAHLAKDAWRQLAPTFKVIEATLTMR, from the coding sequence ATGCCACCCGCCCCACCCGTCCATGACCTGCCGCCCGGCCAGGCCCAGTTGCGCCAGACTCGAGAAGCCCTGACGCTGCAGTTTGCCGGCTCCCCGTCGATCCAGAGCAGCATGTCCCTGCTGAACCCGCATGCGCTGGACCTGGAGTACACCCGCCTGATGATGGGTTTCCTGCTGTTCGACAGCGCGCCGGCCCGCATCCTGATGATCGGCCTGGGCGGCGGTTCCTTGCCGAAGTTCTGCCATCGTTACCTGCCGCAGGCCGACATCGAGGTGGTCGAGATCGATCCGGGCGTCATCGCCTTGCGAGAGGCGTTCAGGGTGCCGGCCGACGACGCGCGCTTTCGCATCATCCAGGCGGACGGCAAGGCCTACTTGCAAGGCGATCCCGCGCCGGCGGACGTCTTGCTGGTCGACGCTTATGACGGCAAGGGCATGCCGGCCGCCCTGTGTGAAGCCGGGTTCTTCAGGGACTGTCATCGCGCGCTTTCGCCCCAGGGCATCCTGGTGCTGAACCTGCACCTGGAAAGCGAGACCTGCCAGGTGTGCCTCGATCACCTGCGCGCGGTGTTCGGGACGGCGCTGTTCGAAGTCATCGACGATGACATGACCAACTGCATCGTGTTCGCCTGCAAGGGCGAACGCTTCGAGGAAACCGACCTGGGCGCCGCGTTGCGCAAGCCCGCCCACCTGGCCAAGGATGCGTGGCGGCAACTGGCGCCGACGTTCAAGGTCATCGAGGCGACGCTGACGATGCGCTGA
- a CDS encoding EAL domain-containing protein has translation MMNRRSIVVIATVAAILAAVIPLLSIAGYARHRAIQVETEHLKAYSGWTLQRAEQNFSQARHVFDMLEQDAWAACSPAHIARMRELTIDSQSVDEIGYFVDGQLACTSWGPVQQDIGIGVPSATLVDGYALYLHITPFVTGGAPLLAISRGDYNVLMKHERLVDVLTDTKMTLGLATLDGQLIAMSRKADGALSQALARGLADGHDQDLMYASAENTHFRAFAITDRSTAFDRMDQELLLLIPLGAGMSVILIGLVVWISRQHLSPQGALQLAIKRKAFVTHYQPIIELATGQCAGAEALVRWRQPDGSFVPPDMFIPLAERTGLIEPLTDLVIQRVVDDLASMLRREPSMHVAINIAACDMQSGRFLPVLSRALRGAGVAPTQVWLEATESGFMDVNAARATIDQARQAGHAIAIDDFGTGYSSLSLLQTLPLDALKIDKSFVDAIGTQAATSIVVPHIISMAHGLRFRIVAEGVETAAQEAYLREAGVQFVQGWLYSKALPLEAFLAFYKARNQRRTAPPPDTEATGLTPPPASPSAG, from the coding sequence ATGATGAATCGACGCAGCATCGTTGTCATAGCGACCGTCGCCGCCATACTGGCCGCCGTCATCCCCCTGCTGTCGATCGCGGGCTATGCGCGCCATCGCGCCATCCAGGTTGAAACCGAGCACCTGAAGGCCTACAGCGGCTGGACGCTGCAGCGCGCCGAACAGAACTTCAGCCAGGCCCGGCATGTCTTCGACATGCTCGAACAGGACGCCTGGGCCGCCTGTTCGCCGGCCCACATCGCGCGCATGCGGGAACTCACCATCGACTCGCAGTCCGTCGACGAGATCGGTTATTTCGTCGATGGACAGCTTGCCTGCACCAGCTGGGGCCCCGTCCAGCAGGACATCGGCATCGGCGTGCCCAGCGCCACCCTGGTCGACGGCTATGCCCTTTACCTGCACATCACGCCCTTCGTCACCGGCGGCGCCCCTCTGCTGGCCATCTCCCGGGGCGACTACAACGTCCTGATGAAACACGAACGGCTGGTGGACGTGCTGACGGACACAAAGATGACGCTGGGCCTGGCCACCCTGGACGGACAGCTGATCGCCATGAGCCGCAAGGCGGACGGCGCCCTGTCCCAGGCGCTCGCCCGCGGCCTGGCGGACGGACACGACCAGGACCTGATGTACGCCAGCGCCGAGAACACGCACTTCCGCGCCTTTGCCATCACGGACCGCTCGACCGCCTTCGACCGCATGGACCAGGAGCTGCTCCTGCTGATTCCGCTGGGCGCGGGCATGTCCGTCATCCTCATCGGCCTGGTCGTCTGGATTTCGCGGCAGCACCTGTCGCCCCAGGGCGCGCTGCAACTGGCCATCAAACGCAAGGCTTTCGTCACCCACTACCAGCCCATCATCGAACTGGCGACGGGACAGTGCGCCGGCGCCGAAGCCCTGGTGCGCTGGCGACAGCCCGATGGCTCCTTCGTGCCGCCGGACATGTTCATCCCGCTGGCGGAACGCACCGGCCTGATCGAACCCCTGACCGATCTCGTCATCCAGCGCGTGGTCGACGACCTGGCCAGCATGCTGCGCCGGGAGCCGTCCATGCACGTGGCCATCAACATCGCCGCCTGCGACATGCAGTCGGGCCGCTTCCTGCCCGTGCTGTCACGCGCCCTGCGCGGCGCCGGTGTCGCGCCCACGCAAGTCTGGCTGGAAGCGACCGAGAGCGGGTTCATGGACGTCAATGCCGCGCGAGCCACCATCGACCAGGCCCGGCAGGCCGGCCATGCCATCGCGATCGACGATTTCGGCACCGGCTATTCCAGCCTGTCCCTGCTGCAGACCCTGCCGCTGGACGCGCTGAAGATCGACAAATCCTTCGTGGACGCGATCGGCACGCAGGCCGCCACCAGCATCGTCGTGCCGCACATCATCAGCATGGCCCACGGCCTCAGGTTCCGGATCGTGGCCGAAGGCGTGGAAACCGCGGCGCAGGAGGCCTATCTGCGCGAAGCAGGGGTGCAGTTCGTGCAGGGCTGGCTGTATTCGAAGGCCTTGCCGCTGGAAGCGTTCCTGGCGTTCTACAAGGCACGCAACCAGCGCCGGACCGCGCCGCCGCCGGACACCGAGGCGACCGGCTTGACGCCTCCGCCGGCCAGCCCGAGCGCGGGCTGA